One genomic window of uncultured delta proteobacterium includes the following:
- the nodQ gene encoding Bifunctional enzyme NodQ (Includes: Sulfate adenylyltransferase subunit 1; Adenylyl-sulfate kinase), with translation MPQEKPLLRLLSCGSVDDGKSTLIGRILHDCGILYEDQLTLLGKERTPEGLPDFSALLDGLLAEREQAITIDLAYRTFRTATRRYLVADAPGHEQYTRNMVTGASRAEVALLLIDAVRAKGGLLPQTLRHTMVASLMGIPHMVVAVNKMDSRGYEQAVFTAIEKEYLERIAGLHFVSLHCVPVSALRGDNVCYVSQAMPWYKGPTLLDILENLEPARPACGSFRLPVQWVARTPEFRGLTGTILSGTVTVGQKVALSPSGLTATVKRLSNSAGDRKEVGAEEAVCLQLTEDLDVGRGEVLSDVDDRPEVGDHLAARLVWFDEAPLVPGRTYLFRQASASARATMTEISAKISLETLGEIPAKELRWNDVGIIKLRLDRKLALAPYAESRDLGGFILIDPINASTLGAGLIDFVMRRSHNIHPHNFSLNAKAQALQKGQTPRVLWFMGLSASGKSTLAERVANILHAQGRHVYILDGDNLRNGLNQDLGFSEAARAENIRRAAEVAKLMTEAGLIVLASFISPYKRDRQAARSIFPPGTFLEIFVDTPLSVCVARDPKGLYAQALDGRLPNFTGLSAPFEAPEQPELHLDGQADPDDLTQTILDFLERLDTQ, from the coding sequence ATGCCTCAGGAAAAACCCCTCCTGCGCCTTTTGAGTTGTGGCAGCGTGGATGACGGCAAAAGCACCCTTATCGGTCGCATTCTCCACGACTGCGGTATCCTGTATGAAGACCAATTGACCCTTTTGGGAAAAGAACGCACTCCAGAAGGGCTGCCGGATTTTTCAGCCCTTCTGGATGGCCTGCTGGCCGAACGGGAACAGGCCATAACCATAGACCTGGCGTATCGCACTTTTCGCACTGCAACACGCCGCTATCTGGTGGCCGATGCCCCAGGCCATGAACAATATACCCGCAACATGGTCACCGGAGCTTCCAGGGCCGAGGTCGCCTTACTGCTTATTGATGCCGTGCGGGCCAAAGGCGGGCTTTTGCCCCAAACCCTTCGCCATACCATGGTGGCTTCACTTATGGGCATTCCCCATATGGTTGTGGCTGTCAACAAGATGGATAGCCGAGGGTATGAACAGGCTGTTTTTACGGCTATTGAAAAAGAATATCTGGAACGTATCGCCGGGTTACACTTTGTCTCGCTCCATTGTGTGCCGGTTTCAGCTTTGCGGGGAGACAATGTCTGCTACGTAAGTCAGGCCATGCCTTGGTACAAGGGGCCGACCTTGCTGGATATTCTGGAAAACCTGGAGCCGGCTCGACCGGCTTGCGGCTCTTTTCGATTGCCGGTGCAGTGGGTGGCCAGAACTCCGGAGTTCAGGGGACTGACCGGCACAATACTTTCAGGCACAGTTACAGTTGGCCAGAAGGTGGCTCTGTCGCCCTCCGGCCTGACCGCCACAGTCAAACGCCTTTCTAATTCAGCCGGAGACAGGAAAGAGGTCGGGGCGGAAGAGGCCGTCTGTTTACAGTTGACCGAAGATCTGGATGTGGGCCGGGGTGAGGTGCTTTCCGATGTGGATGATCGGCCGGAAGTGGGCGATCACCTGGCCGCCCGGCTGGTCTGGTTTGACGAAGCGCCTTTGGTGCCTGGCCGGACATACCTTTTCCGGCAGGCTTCGGCTTCGGCCCGTGCTACGATGACAGAAATTTCAGCCAAGATAAGCCTGGAAACTTTAGGGGAAATTCCAGCCAAAGAGTTGCGGTGGAATGACGTAGGAATCATCAAACTGCGGCTGGATCGTAAGCTGGCGTTGGCCCCATATGCTGAAAGCCGTGACCTCGGTGGTTTTATTCTGATTGACCCCATTAATGCTTCGACGTTGGGCGCGGGCTTGATAGACTTTGTCATGCGGCGCAGCCACAACATTCACCCGCATAATTTTTCCTTGAATGCGAAAGCGCAGGCGCTTCAGAAAGGCCAGACACCCAGGGTTCTCTGGTTCATGGGCCTGTCGGCTTCCGGAAAATCGACTCTGGCTGAACGGGTTGCCAATATCCTGCACGCTCAAGGTCGGCATGTCTATATCTTGGATGGCGACAATCTGCGCAATGGCCTGAACCAAGATTTGGGTTTTTCCGAGGCCGCCAGGGCTGAAAATATCCGCCGAGCAGCCGAAGTGGCTAAACTCATGACCGAAGCCGGGCTCATCGTGCTGGCCTCTTTTATCTCCCCTTACAAGCGTGATCGGCAGGCTGCCCGGTCTATTTTTCCACCGGGGACTTTTTTGGAAATTTTTGTCGATACGCCCTTGTCAGTCTGCGTGGCCCGCGACCCCAAGGGCCTCTATGCTCAAGCCCTGGATGGCCGTCTGCCCAATTTTACTGGCCTTTCGGCTCCGTTTGAGGCCCCGGAACAGCCCGAATTACATTTGGACGGTCAAGCCGATCCAGACGATCTTACCCAGACAATTTTGGATTTTTTAGAACGGCTGGATACACAATGA
- a CDS encoding ABC transporter, substrate-binding protein, aliphatic sulfonates family, producing the protein MKKTFTASAGLIWTFWLLLGFGSVFFIFFAANARSAFGPEKELRVGYFPNVTHAHALIAQNMALEGRGWFEERLPGVTITWHGFNAGPSAMEALFAKAVDCTYVGPNPVLNAYLRAKGGVAVVSGAVRGGAGLVVPADSALSEPTHFKGKRIATPQLGNTQDIACRYWLTQAGLKVTMAGGDVSLIPVPNPSILPLFVKGEVDAAWTVEPWVSRLELEGRGKLLYAEPAATSLTTVLSANAAWADREPDLARRFSQAHQELTEWIRQNPDEAQRRVADELTRQMRRTFPLELVKHAWPRLVFENAVNAEDFIFSLKAAQDAGFVRNVNMGLEKLVAWP; encoded by the coding sequence ATGAAAAAAACCTTTACAGCTTCGGCTGGCTTAATCTGGACTTTTTGGCTCTTGCTCGGTTTTGGGTCCGTTTTTTTCATCTTCTTCGCCGCTAATGCCCGTTCAGCTTTTGGTCCGGAAAAAGAACTGAGGGTCGGTTACTTCCCTAACGTCACCCACGCCCACGCTCTTATCGCTCAAAATATGGCCCTTGAGGGCCGAGGCTGGTTTGAAGAGCGTTTACCCGGCGTCACTATAACCTGGCACGGCTTTAACGCCGGACCATCGGCCATGGAAGCCCTGTTCGCCAAGGCCGTGGATTGTACTTACGTGGGCCCCAACCCGGTTCTCAACGCCTATCTGCGGGCTAAAGGCGGAGTAGCCGTGGTGTCGGGAGCCGTGCGGGGCGGAGCTGGTCTGGTGGTGCCAGCTGATAGTGCTTTATCCGAGCCAACCCATTTTAAAGGCAAGCGTATAGCCACCCCCCAGCTGGGCAACACTCAGGACATAGCTTGTCGCTATTGGTTGACCCAGGCTGGTCTGAAAGTAACTATGGCTGGCGGCGATGTCAGCCTCATTCCTGTGCCCAACCCCAGTATCCTGCCCCTGTTTGTTAAAGGGGAAGTAGATGCGGCCTGGACGGTTGAACCTTGGGTTTCACGCCTGGAACTAGAAGGGAGAGGGAAGCTGCTCTACGCGGAGCCAGCCGCAACCTCTCTGACTACGGTTTTGTCGGCAAATGCCGCCTGGGCAGACAGAGAGCCTGATCTGGCCCGGCGTTTCAGTCAAGCCCACCAGGAGCTGACCGAATGGATCCGGCAAAACCCCGATGAGGCGCAACGGCGGGTAGCCGATGAATTGACCAGACAAATGAGACGGACGTTTCCTTTGGAGCTGGTCAAACATGCATGGCCGCGCCTGGTCTTTGAAAACGCCGTTAATGCTGAGGACTTTATTTTTTCGCTCAAGGCGGCTCAGGATGCTGGTTTTGTCAGAAATGTGAATATGGGGTTGGAAAAATTGGTGGCGTGGCCGTGA
- the tauB gene encoding taurine transporter subunit; ATP-binding component of ABC superfamily (Evidence 2a : Function of homologous gene experimentally demonstrated in an other organism; PubMedId : 9401024; Product type t : transporter): MAVTPLALELVNVEKVFPGSAGGAPVRALSGFSLAVAPGEYVALLGESGCGKSTLLALAAGLTSPDAGQVFCEGREVKRPDRHRMLMFQEDALFPWLDVLGNVLYGLSFVPGLTNAHKKARALEFLDMVGLANFRHFRVHELSGGMRQRAALARALAPDPHVLLMDEPFSALDAMTREQLYADLQRIWQETGKTVVMVTHNVREAVCLSGRVVLMAKGGRLVADERVNLQYPRCMNDVALAETAGRIQAYLQTDSEKFVAGKRGDK; this comes from the coding sequence GTGGCCGTGACTCCGTTAGCGTTGGAATTGGTTAACGTGGAGAAAGTATTCCCCGGCTCTGCTGGTGGGGCACCAGTGCGGGCGTTGAGCGGTTTTTCTTTGGCCGTGGCTCCGGGAGAATATGTCGCCCTTCTGGGAGAGAGCGGTTGCGGCAAATCGACTCTTCTGGCACTGGCAGCCGGATTGACGAGTCCGGATGCCGGCCAGGTGTTCTGCGAAGGCCGGGAAGTCAAAAGGCCTGACCGTCACCGCATGTTGATGTTTCAGGAGGACGCTCTTTTTCCTTGGCTTGACGTACTGGGCAACGTGCTCTACGGCTTGAGCTTTGTGCCGGGCCTGACCAATGCTCATAAAAAGGCTAGAGCCCTGGAGTTTTTAGATATGGTCGGGTTGGCCAACTTCCGGCATTTTCGAGTGCATGAACTCTCCGGAGGCATGAGACAGAGGGCGGCTTTGGCCAGAGCTCTTGCCCCCGACCCGCATGTGTTGTTAATGGATGAGCCATTCAGCGCCTTGGATGCCATGACCAGGGAACAGCTTTACGCCGATTTGCAGCGCATTTGGCAGGAAACCGGCAAGACCGTGGTTATGGTGACCCACAACGTGCGCGAAGCAGTCTGCCTGAGCGGGCGAGTAGTGCTCATGGCCAAGGGAGGCCGTCTTGTCGCCGATGAGCGGGTAAACCTGCAGTATCCCCGTTGTATGAACGACGTGGCCTTGGCCGAGACGGCTGGCCGCATTCAGGCATATCTTCAGACAGACTCTGAAAAATTCGTGGCTGGGAAGAGAGGAGACAAATGA
- a CDS encoding ABC-type nitrate/sulfonate/bicarbonate transport system, permease component, whose product MRNAGWPLLIFGIFLGVWHTATAAAWVSPILLPSPLETVRYLVEATADGLLIGALLVTLKRLLIGFFIGLIGGLALGFLIYASPLARQTLGLAALGLQTLPSVCWTPLAILWFGQSEAAMYFVVIMGTVWALALAVKNALEATPPIYIRAARVMGASGYHIWTGVILPAALPQMLSGAKLGWAFAWRSLMAAEIYVVIINQFGLGQLLHFGRELNAMDQVLGVMLIIILVGVLADRYVFRPAEKYFQTTRGLA is encoded by the coding sequence ATGAGAAACGCCGGCTGGCCGCTCCTGATTTTTGGAATTTTCCTGGGTGTATGGCATACTGCGACAGCCGCGGCCTGGGTTTCTCCCATACTGCTGCCCTCTCCCCTGGAAACCGTTCGTTATTTAGTGGAAGCGACGGCGGATGGCCTTTTGATTGGAGCCCTGCTGGTAACCCTGAAACGTCTGTTGATCGGCTTTTTCATCGGGCTGATCGGAGGCCTGGCTTTGGGTTTTTTGATTTACGCCAGTCCCTTGGCCCGTCAAACCCTTGGGTTGGCAGCTCTGGGGCTTCAGACCTTGCCTTCGGTCTGCTGGACGCCTTTAGCTATCCTCTGGTTTGGGCAGTCGGAAGCGGCCATGTATTTTGTGGTCATCATGGGCACTGTGTGGGCCTTGGCTTTGGCCGTGAAGAACGCTTTGGAGGCTACCCCGCCTATTTATATCCGTGCGGCCAGGGTGATGGGCGCTTCCGGTTATCATATATGGACTGGCGTCATCCTGCCGGCCGCGCTGCCCCAGATGCTGAGCGGAGCCAAGCTTGGCTGGGCCTTTGCCTGGCGCTCCCTGATGGCTGCGGAAATATATGTGGTAATCATCAACCAGTTCGGCCTCGGCCAGCTTCTACACTTTGGTCGAGAACTCAACGCTATGGATCAAGTTTTGGGCGTTATGCTGATCATCATTTTGGTAGGTGTACTGGCCGACCGCTATGTATTCAGGCCAGCGGAAAAGTATTTCCAAACTACTCGCGGACTTGCGTGA
- a CDS encoding putative metallo cofactor biosynthesis protein (Evidence 3 : Function proposed based on presence of conserved amino acid motif, structural feature or limited homology) — protein MRFCARSYSTLVIEPYGLRPCCDGKQAVYPLPYVPYAGGDLTDAFLREYFPEINRQMDANPLLCAGCRSVRNKAVSEEESRPPQGCLRRILINPHRALCNAKCVYCDFWKESHPVYPVAPVVHALMDSAYVSPQCVFNWGGGEAVLLPDFAQTCAAIQERGYPQEVITNSIRYSPAVAHMLADGMGIVRTSLNCSSADLFIKIMGVDKFDAVIENVKRYLDAAKTRDSVEVKYIILEENNAFAEIDAFLELCARIGVTKMGFSFELEANYRNEVTEQSLRCAARMRLQAARLGIACGHRHAQENHITAIETFMACEKH, from the coding sequence ATGCGGTTTTGTGCAAGAAGTTACTCAACCCTGGTAATAGAGCCGTATGGCCTGAGGCCGTGTTGCGACGGAAAACAGGCGGTTTATCCGCTCCCATACGTTCCTTATGCCGGGGGGGATCTGACCGATGCGTTTTTACGGGAATATTTTCCGGAAATAAACCGTCAAATGGATGCGAACCCCCTTCTCTGCGCAGGATGCCGCTCGGTACGCAACAAGGCCGTCAGCGAAGAGGAAAGCAGGCCACCCCAAGGCTGTTTGCGGCGTATTTTGATCAACCCCCACCGCGCCCTGTGTAACGCCAAATGTGTCTATTGCGACTTTTGGAAGGAATCCCACCCCGTTTATCCTGTGGCGCCTGTTGTGCATGCGCTTATGGACTCGGCCTATGTCAGCCCGCAATGCGTCTTCAACTGGGGCGGCGGTGAAGCCGTCCTGTTGCCGGATTTTGCGCAGACCTGCGCTGCAATCCAGGAGCGCGGCTACCCTCAAGAGGTCATCACGAACTCTATCCGCTATTCTCCCGCCGTGGCGCATATGCTCGCCGACGGAATGGGTATTGTGCGCACCAGCCTTAATTGCTCGTCTGCTGATTTATTTATAAAAATCATGGGGGTAGATAAATTTGACGCTGTTATCGAAAACGTGAAGCGGTACCTTGACGCGGCAAAAACAAGGGACAGCGTTGAGGTAAAGTACATTATCCTCGAAGAGAATAATGCCTTTGCCGAAATTGACGCCTTTTTGGAGCTATGTGCCCGAATTGGAGTCACAAAGATGGGTTTTTCATTTGAATTGGAAGCCAATTACAGAAATGAAGTCACGGAGCAAAGCTTGCGTTGCGCCGCCCGTATGCGGTTGCAGGCGGCTAGACTGGGTATCGCGTGCGGTCACCGGCATGCGCAGGAAAACCATATCACGGCTATCGAGACATTTATGGCATGCGAGAAACACTGA
- a CDS encoding hypothetical protein (Evidence 5 : No homology to any previously reported sequences) yields the protein MPTLYIHAGLPKTGTTALRAFLYQHRELLSDRFSLYYPATGTLNNDKQGSHTLLIPVQEKIWNHLRKEVSTFPKCDVIISLDRISRNSFKDIVSPYFDIIRQAFQGYDIKIIVYLRRFDDYAKKYYAHMSKNAPSPTPVSSYKDFFEYIIDQCCPVKLPRITD from the coding sequence ATGCCCACTTTGTATATCCATGCTGGTTTACCTAAAACAGGAACGACAGCATTACGAGCATTCCTCTATCAACACAGGGAATTATTATCAGATCGTTTTTCTTTGTACTACCCGGCAACTGGAACGTTGAATAATGATAAACAGGGTAGTCATACCTTACTGATCCCTGTGCAAGAGAAAATATGGAATCATTTACGAAAAGAAGTTTCCACTTTTCCTAAATGTGATGTAATCATCAGCCTAGATAGAATTTCACGTAACAGCTTTAAGGATATCGTATCGCCATATTTTGATATAATCCGCCAAGCATTTCAAGGATATGATATCAAAATTATTGTATATCTCAGACGTTTTGATGATTATGCAAAAAAATACTACGCGCATATGTCAAAAAATGCTCCTAGTCCAACACCTGTTTCCTCTTATAAAGATTTTTTTGAATATATTATAGATCAATGCTGTCCGGTTAAGCTGCCAAGGATAACAGACTGA
- a CDS encoding transposase — MFKISEVYATKQLHNPLQPKEILNMSHHNTLFSQMLSLIPRHVFQKLEARHKTGRSSRQFGFKEQFTVMAFIQLAARRSMRDGLRCLAACGKRLYHFGLFPVARSTFSDANNSRPVGFFKDLFADMYSLCVPKASKHKFHFKCKLYSMDATTISLCLSLFPWATFRQNKGGVKMNTVLDHDGHIPAFVTVDVAKTHESRMAKSLSLPKGSIVTFDKGYVSYPWFQTLLENGIFFVTRLKDNAVYKLLERRPVNRTSGVTSDHIIEVKHSRGKVLRLRRIGYRDAETGKRYEFLTNHFRLSARTIADIYKERWKIELFFREIKQNLRIKSFVGNTENAVLIQIYTALTVYLLLAYQKFLSKTGLSVQQLFQIASLNILGTDSLEELLKPRRRKNENLYNLSLLSLAA; from the coding sequence ATGTTCAAAATCTCCGAGGTTTATGCTACAAAACAGTTGCATAACCCATTGCAGCCCAAGGAGATTTTGAACATGAGCCATCATAATACACTCTTTTCTCAAATGCTATCATTGATTCCCAGACATGTTTTTCAGAAACTGGAAGCCCGGCATAAAACAGGTCGTTCTTCTCGACAATTCGGCTTTAAGGAACAGTTTACGGTCATGGCTTTTATCCAGCTTGCAGCAAGGCGCTCCATGCGTGACGGATTGCGCTGTTTGGCCGCCTGCGGCAAGAGGCTGTATCATTTTGGCCTTTTTCCCGTTGCACGTTCCACTTTCTCCGATGCCAACAACTCCCGGCCTGTGGGCTTTTTCAAAGATCTATTTGCCGACATGTACAGCCTGTGTGTTCCCAAGGCCTCCAAACACAAATTTCATTTCAAATGCAAACTTTACAGCATGGACGCCACCACCATCAGCCTGTGTTTGTCGCTGTTTCCCTGGGCCACGTTCCGCCAAAACAAGGGCGGCGTCAAAATGAACACAGTGCTTGACCACGATGGTCATATCCCGGCATTTGTCACCGTTGATGTGGCCAAAACGCACGAAAGCCGTATGGCGAAAAGTCTTTCTCTGCCCAAAGGCTCCATCGTGACCTTCGACAAAGGCTATGTCAGTTACCCCTGGTTTCAGACCCTGCTCGAAAATGGCATCTTTTTCGTCACCCGCCTGAAGGACAACGCTGTTTACAAACTGCTGGAGCGCCGCCCGGTGAACCGCACAAGCGGGGTTACTTCCGACCACATTATCGAAGTGAAGCACAGCCGGGGAAAAGTCTTGCGCCTGCGTCGCATCGGCTACCGGGACGCCGAAACAGGCAAGCGTTACGAATTTCTGACAAATCACTTTCGCCTGTCCGCCCGCACCATCGCCGATATTTACAAAGAACGCTGGAAAATCGAACTCTTTTTTCGCGAAATCAAACAGAATCTACGCATCAAAAGCTTTGTCGGGAACACGGAAAATGCTGTATTGATTCAGATTTATACCGCGCTGACCGTCTACCTGCTCCTGGCCTACCAGAAATTCCTGAGTAAAACAGGGCTGTCCGTGCAGCAACTTTTCCAAATCGCCTCACTGAACATCCTCGGAACAGACTCGCTGGAAGAACTCCTGAAGCCCCGACGACGAAAAAATGAAAACCTCTATAACCTCAGTCTGTTATCCTTGGCAGCTTAA
- a CDS encoding hypothetical protein (Evidence 5 : No homology to any previously reported sequences) produces MIIDEKVLHFSQSLATATALVGKENVLLRIYDRNRLKGGDIVTDFFDLLGHQALIEGAEHNPTLPYECLPFLSTALLPISQTPLRREIVELLRTAYTFPKGSGIGEEYLIEFEEEIDKVDQYLPGYKQLFAERKLSFSLPEVDVKDPQSLFLASLLYKLLIDKRNKDDAELNTGHNAYLLEQAAKLAGREVYFWGCGELYQARKHLFFSAKPKAILVNVPVSEREVDGLAVLDGEEILRSGETLPIVIFSNQAQSVARRIRQLRPDYPAEQIISCTTAW; encoded by the coding sequence TTGATTATAGATGAAAAAGTATTACATTTTTCTCAATCGCTTGCCACTGCCACTGCCCTGGTTGGCAAAGAAAACGTCTTACTCAGAATATATGACCGAAATAGACTGAAAGGTGGTGATATAGTCACAGATTTTTTTGATTTGTTAGGGCATCAAGCGCTCATAGAGGGAGCCGAGCACAATCCAACCCTTCCCTATGAATGTCTTCCTTTTCTCTCGACTGCATTGTTGCCCATATCTCAAACTCCATTGCGGAGAGAGATTGTAGAGCTTTTGCGCACGGCCTATACCTTCCCGAAAGGAAGTGGGATTGGAGAAGAGTATCTTATTGAATTTGAAGAAGAAATAGATAAAGTGGATCAATATCTTCCAGGCTACAAACAATTGTTCGCTGAACGCAAGTTATCATTTTCCCTTCCTGAAGTTGATGTGAAGGATCCACAGTCACTCTTTCTTGCTTCTTTATTGTACAAGCTGCTAATAGATAAGCGTAATAAAGATGACGCAGAATTAAATACCGGACATAACGCCTATCTGCTTGAGCAGGCCGCGAAACTTGCTGGCCGGGAAGTGTATTTCTGGGGCTGCGGCGAACTGTACCAAGCCAGAAAACATCTCTTTTTTAGTGCAAAACCCAAGGCCATTCTTGTCAATGTGCCTGTTTCAGAGCGAGAAGTGGACGGGCTCGCGGTGCTTGATGGGGAAGAAATACTTCGTAGCGGTGAAACCCTGCCTATTGTTATCTTTTCCAACCAGGCCCAGAGTGTGGCGAGACGCATCAGACAACTGCGGCCGGATTATCCGGCTGAGCAGATTATATCCTGCACGACCGCCTGGTAG
- a CDS encoding hypothetical protein (Evidence 5 : No homology to any previously reported sequences) translates to MGDFAKQCGRTVDNITALLAEGAMKLNGMRYAIAYLRDPAVYIDDTLTIIL, encoded by the coding sequence GTGGGAGATTTTGCGAAACAATGCGGCAGAACCGTAGACAATATCACCGCCCTGCTTGCAGAAGGCGCCATGAAATTGAATGGTATGCGCTATGCCATCGCGTACTTGCGCGACCCGGCGGTGTATATTGACGATACGCTGACAATTATATTATAA